A window of Haloarchaeobius salinus genomic DNA:
GCGAGATGGCGTGGTCGCTGCCGGCCGACGACGCCGTGGTCGCGGCGGTCACCGAGGCGGTGAACAACAAGCCCGCCGAGGCCGTCGCGGCGTTCGCAGACCGGGTCGTCGCCGCACTCGACGACCGGGCGACGGAGGGACGCGTGGCCCATCACCAGGTCGCCGCGGCTGTCGAGGCCGCCGCCGAGGCGGTCGAGGCCGAGGCCCGGTTCGGCTCCACAGTACGCGAGAACGTCGTCGAGGGCGTCTGGACGGCCATCACGGGCTACGGGCTCACACCGGAGGAGACGGCCGAGGACGACGAGGGCGACGACATCGCGCGCATCCGGGACGACGTTCGGGCACACGCCGACGCCGCCACCTCCGTCCAGAAGGACGACGCGGTCGTCGTCGCGTTCGCCGACCGACTCGCCGCGAAGTTCGTCCCCGACGACGCCGACGGCCGCCGGAACCGACTCCACCGCGACACCGTCCGCGACTTCGTCGACCGCGCCGCGGACATGACCGAGGAGCGCGAGGACGCGACCTTCGGCGACACCGCCCGGGAGAACGTCGTCGACGAGCTCTGGGACACGATGATGACGGTGCCGGACGATCCGCCGAAGGTCCGCGCCCTCGCGGACGACCGTGCCGGCGTCGGCGACCTCGTCGCGGCGATGCGCCAGACCGACATCATCGCACCGCCGACTTCCTGTCTCTCGCCCATCTCGGCCGAGCTCGTGGAGGCCGGCCTCCGCAAGGAGTTCGACGCGGAGTTCTACTCGGCCGCGACCCGCGACGCCGAGGTCACCGCGGGCGACCCGTTCGTCGTGGAGGCGGGCATCGCCTACGGCGGCGACATCGAGGCCGACGGACAGGCCCAGTTGCTCCGGTACGCGAACCGCGTCCCCCTCGTCTACAAGCGGGGCGGCTGTGCCATCACGCAGGTCATCCAGGACATCGGCTGGCGGAACTACAACCTCGACCAGCCGGGCGGCCGCGGCGTGCCGAACGGACCCGTCGTCATCATGGTCCACGTCGCCTCGACGAACGTCCCCTTCACCAGCGAGTCGAAGGACGCCGTCGCCTCGGTGCCCGAGATCGAGGACGAGATAGAGCTGGCCGTGCGGGAGGCCGCACGCGAGCTGAAGTCGTACCTGAAGAAGCAGCGCTCGATGCGGAAACGCCAGCAGAAACAGAACGTCCTCGCGGACATCCTGCCCCGGATGGCGACGAAGGTCGCCGAGGTGACCGGCCGGCCGGAGCCGAACTACGACGACGCGCTGGCCCGCATCATGAACAACGTCCTCGTCGAACGCGAGACCGAGGAGAACGGCGACAGCCAGACGGTCAAGGTCCGCGTCGAGAACAACGCCTCGACGAAGGAGTCGCCCGAACTGACGGACATCGTCACCGCCGAACCCTCGGACCTCACCGACGGCGCGACCGTCGTCGAGATGGACGGCGAGTGGTTCGTCAAGTGGCAGCCCGAGGTGTCCTCGGGCGACGAGGCCGTCCTCGAGTACACCGTCGGCAGCGACGCAACGTTCGACCTCTCCGTCAGCGGGGTCGAGGGACCGAAACTCACCGTGACCAACTGATATGAGCACCGACACAGACGCAGACGCACGACAGCAACTCATCGACCTCGCCGCCGAGTTCTACGACCAGTTCGAGGACGGGCAGGTGCCGACGATGACCCTGCCGACCCGGACGAAGTCGAACATCGAATACGACGAGGAGAGCGACGTCTGGGTGTACGGCGACCGCACCTCGACGCGCTCGGCCAACTCCGTCCGGGGGGCACGCAAGCTCCTGAAGGCCATCTACACCATCGAGTTCCTCTCGCGCCAGCTCGACGAGGACCGCTCGTCCACCCTGCGTGAGCTGTACTACCTCTCGGAGTCGTGGGACGCCGAGGAGGCGCAGTTCAACGGGCAGGACGAGTCGAACAAGCTCGTCGAGGACTTAGAGATCGTCAGCGAGGTCAAGCGCGAGGACTTCCACATGCGCCCGGAGGAGTCGGGTGCGACGCTCATCGGGCCGCTCGAACTCATCGAGCAGACCCGTCGTGGCGAGCGCCAGATCCACTGTCAGGAGGACGTGGGCGAGGGCGGCTACCAGATCCCCAACAACCCGGACACCATCGAGTTCACCGACCACGACATCGACTTCGTGCTGTGTGTGGAGACCGGTGGTATGCGGGACCGGCTCGTCGAGAACGGCTTCGACACGGACTACAACTGCCTCGTCGTCCACCTGAAGGGGCAGCCCGCCCGGGCAACCCGACGCATCACGAAGCGGCTCCACGACGAGCTGGACCTCCCGGTGCTGGTGTTCACCGACGGCGACCCGTGGTCGTACCGCATCTTCGGCTCGGTGGCGTACGGCTCGATCAAGTCCGCACACCTCTCGAAGTACCTCGCGACGCCCGAGGCGCGCTACGTCGGCATCCGGCCCGAGGACATCGTGGAGTACGACCTGCCGACGGACCCGCTCGCCGACTCGGACGTGAACGCGCTGGAGTCCGAACTGGACGACCCCCGGTTCCAGGACGAGTTCTGGACCGAGCAGATCGAGCTCCAGCTCGACATCGGGAAGAAGGCTGAACAGCAGGCGCTGGCGGCGAACGGTCTCGACTTCGTCACCGACACGTACCTGCCCGAGCGCCTGACCGAGATGGGCGTCCTCTAGCGGGGCCGACACCCGGCGGGAGCCACGGCGGTTTTTCCTCGGAATCGTTATATCGACCCGTATCGTGTAGCTCGCATGGTACGAACCACCGCACTGCTCGTCGTGCTCACGGTACTCCTCGCCGGCTGTGTCGGCGGGGGCGTGGGCGTGGACTCGACACCGACCGCGACACCGACCAACAGCGGTGATGGCGGCGGCGGGGGCGGTAGTGGCGGTGGGGGAGGCGGCGGCAGCGGCGGTGACCTCGAACCGGGAAGCTGGAACGTCCTCGAGTTCGACCAGCCCGCGACGTACACCTACGACATCTTCGTCGAGGGTGAAGGCGAGGGCTCGCTCGTCTGGGACGTCCAGGAGGTCGACGGCGACTCCATCACCGTCCGGACGGTGTACGAAGTCGGCGAGGAGCGGTACGAGTCGACCGTGACCGGGACGAAGGAGACCGTCCAGTCACAGCTCTACGCGAACCCCGCGGGTATCCTGCTGCTGACGACGATGTTCACGCCCTCGGCCTGGTACGGCGGTCAGGAGCTCGAAGTGGGGTCGGGCTGGTCCTACCAGACACAGGAGGGCTCGGCGAGCTTCGAGGTGACCGGCGTGGAGACGTACGCCGGCGTCGACTGCTTCTACTCGGAGATGATAGTCGACGGCACGACGCTGCACGAGGGCTGTTTCTCGCCGGACCTCGGGCTGGCACCGTACACCGCGTACTACAACGAGGACGGGAGCCTGTCGATGTCGATGGAGCTCGTCAGCTACGAGCGGAACTGATTCCTCCGACCCGACTTCTCGTCCAGGACGACCGGAACGCCGCGTCCGGCCACGTCGGCCGCGAATGCGCCCGAATCCGTCGTGAGGATGTCGATGGTGTTGTAGTGGACCGGCAGGACCAGGTCCGGGTCCATGCGCTCGGCCAGGTCGGCGGCCTCGTGGCGGTCGCTGACGACGGTGCCACCGATGTTCGCGAGGAACAGCGACACGTCGAGCTCCGCGAAGCCGTCGAGCGCGTCGGAGTCGCCCGGCCAGAACACGGTCACGTCGCCGACCGAGAGCAGGAACCCACAGCCGAACCCCGGGGGATGGGTGACCGACCCGTCGGCGTCGGCACGCGGACCGTCCGGGTCGTTGTACGCGGCGACCGTCCAGCAGTCCACACCGGCAGCCGAGAGGTGGTCCTCGTCGGTGACGCGGACGATCTCGTAGGGCAGTTCGTCCACCGGCGTCACGTCCCGGTCGATGTTCGCGGCATCGACGCCCTCGTAGACGACGACGGTCGCCTCCTGGCTCGCGACGCGCTGGATGGCGTCCGTGTCGTAGTGGTGGTCGTGGGTGACACAGACGAGGTCGCCGTCCTTCGGGTAGTCGTTCTGCGGAGCCGGATGCGGCAGGTCCGAATCACCCGGCGAAGTCCACTCCCCGGAGAGGACGCCGTAGCGGCCGGGGTCGAGGTAGACGACGGTGCCGTCCGACGCTTCGAGGCGGGTGGTCGCGTAGCCGAGCCAGTCGACGAGCAGGCCGTCGTGACGGATGGTCATGGCTGGGCGTTGGACCGGGGCGGGCAAAACGGCGGCGGATACGGTCGAGCGCGCGACGGCCAATCGTCGTGGGACACGGCGTCAGTCGACGGTGGTCCACGAGTGCCTGGTGTCCTGGTCGACGACCTCGTACACCTCGTCGTCGAGACCACCGAGGGTCGTGTCGAACGCCCGCCGACAGATGTCGGCAGCGAGGCAGGCGTCCGCCGAGGGGACGGGTTCGTCGAAGCGAACCGCGATGCCGGTGGTGCCGTCGAGCTCGACGACCAGTCGCTGTTCGTCGGCGACCGTCCGGATCACCTCGCGCACCGCGTCATCGACGTCGCGGGCGTAGTGGGTCCCCATGACGTAGTCGTAGCGCCCCTCCTCGCCGTCGTAGATCTGGACCCGGTAGTGGTCGGAGAGCATCGGCCGGCCGAGGTGTGCGTCGAACAGCTTCGCGAGCCGGGTCCGGTACTCGTCGACGGTCGCCACACCGCGTGCCTCGTCCTCGAGGAAGTCCCAGACGACGGCGGGCTGGACGTCGAGTTCCTCGGCACGGTCGCGGACCCACTCGGGTTTCTCGTCGCCGATGTCGTCCGGCGGTGTGCCGATGTCCATACAGCCACGAAGGGAGACCGATTGACAAAAGCGTATTTGCCGAACCGGCGGTCGGCCGACCCGACACGTGTCGAACCCGGGAAATACAGGGTGTCACTGCGATTCGGCGAGCCGTTCCAGTCGCTCCAGCGAATCCGCGTCCGAGGGGGCCTTGTCCTCGCGGACGCCGACGAAGCGCGGGAACCGGAGCGCGTAGCCGGACTCGTACGTCGGCGAGGCCTGGATCTCCTCGTAGCCGACCTCGAAGACGACCGCCGGCTCGAACGTCACGTCGCGGCCGGACTCCGTGGTGACGTGCCGTTCCAGCCGCTCGGTCAGCTCCGCCAGCTCCTCGTCGGTGACGCCGGTCGCGACCTTGCCGACCGGCAGGTGGTCGTCGCCGTCGCGTACCGCGATGTGGAACGTCCCGAACAGGTTCGCACGCCGGCCTTCCCCCCACTCGCCTCCGACGACGACGCAGTCGAGGGTCTCCACGTCTGGTTTACGCTTCAGCCAGTTCTTCCCGCGCTTGCCCGGCGAGTACGTCGAGTCGGGGTCCTTCAGCATGATGCCCTCGTGGCCCGCGGCCAGCGCGTCCGCCTCGTGGGCGGCCACGGCGTCGGCGTCGTCGGTGACGAGCAGTTCCTCGACCCCGGCGTCGATGGTCTCGCGGAGCCGCTCGTGGCGCTCGACGAGCGGCGTGTCGAGGAGGTCCTCGCCCCCAGCGTGCAGGCAGTCGAACGCCCGGAGCTCGACGGTGACCGCCTCGCGAGCCTGGGCGACGTCGTGCTTCCGGCGGAACCGTCGGAGCACCTGCTGGAACGGCAGGGGCTCGCCGTCGTCGTCGACCGCGACCACCTCGCCGTCGAGGATCGCCGGCGCGTCGCAGCGCGCGCCGACGAACTCGACGACCTCGGGCAGCGCGTCGGTCACGTCCTCCATGTTCCGGGAGTAGACCGCGACCGCATCGCCGTCCCAGTGGACCTGCACGCGAGCGCCGTCGAACTTCGTCTCGACCGCGGCCGCATCCCAGTCCGCCAGCGCGTCGCTCGCGGTGCCGGCCTGTGCGAGCATCGGCTGGACGGGACGGCCCACCGCGAGGTCCATCGCGGTCACGCCCGCCTCGCCCTCGTCTCTGGCCGTCTCCGCGACGAGCCCGTAGTCGTTCGACACCTGGAGGGCGCGCTCGACGGCGTCGACGGGCACGTCGAACGCGTCCGCGATGGCGTCCCGGACGGTCCCCTCGCCGACGCCGATGCGCATCTCCGCGAGGACGAGCCGCGCGAGGTACCGGCCCTCGGTGGGCTCGCTCTCGTTGAACAGCCCGAACAGCCGGTCGACCTTCGCGCCCTCGCTGCCCGACCCCGCCGTGGCCGCGAGCGCGACGAGGTCCTCGTACACCGACCCGACCGTGCGTTCCTCGCCGCCCTCAGCGCCTCCGAACGCGCCCAGTCCGGTCTGGCCACCGAACTCGTACGCCTCCGCGACGGCCCCGATCTCGCCGACCTCGGCGACGCGGGCCTCCACGTCGTCGGCATCGACGTTCGGCCCCGCCGCCCGGGCGATGGCCGTATAGCAGATGCTCGGCCCGACGTCCAGCTTGCGCTCGTCCCACGCCGGGAACACGCGACCCTGGACGAACCGCGCGACGACGGCGAGGTCGTCCCCGGCCGCCGCGAACAGGTCGCTGGCGAGCGCGACCGTCTCGAGGTCCGCCGGCTCCGACTCGATTGCCGCCAGCCGCTCGGCGAACGACGCGAACTTCATCGAGCGAGCGTACCGGTGACGACGGGATAAACGGGTCGGATTCCGACGGCGCGAGCCGCCAGGGTTCAAGTACGGAGCCGGACCCAACGTCGACGTGCCCGACCGAACGGCCCCGAGGGGGAGCGCGGGTGTGCGACACGACCCCCCGGGCGTGGTCAGTGTCGCCTGTTCGCAACCGACCCCAACCTGCTGACCCACGGGTTTTTAGAACACACCCGTCCGACTGTGCCCCATGACCGACGACGACCTCGCCGAGCGTGTCGAGTCGGCGTTGTCCGTCGACCGCGAGGCGTTCCAGGCCCGTGTCGACGACGACGTAGATGTGCTGAAGGAGGAGCTGGCGGCGGGGACGTTCGACAACCCCCAGGCCATCCTCGGTCTGGAGTACGAGTTCTACGCCGTCTCGGAGCCCGACGCCGAGCGACAGGGGACCGCCGGCGAGTACCCACTCCGTCGCGTGCCGCGCCGGCTGCTCGAGTTCATCGGTTTCGAGAAGGAACTCGGCCTCCACAACGCCGAGATGACGACGAGCCCGCAGCCGTTCAACGGACACGGCCTGCTCGCCCAGGAGCACGAGGTACTGGCGAGACTGGAGACCGCCCTCGACTGCACCAGCTCCGAGGGGATGCGGCTCGTCAGCGACGGCATGTGGACCATCCCGCCCGAGGGCGAGTCGGCGAGGCAGTACCTCACCGACAGCGTCGAGGACCGTGGCGTCCGTATCGCGACGAACATGAGCGACTCGGCGCGCTACCACGCGATGGCGAACACCGACCGGGCGACGAGCGCGGGGATGCGCCTCGACGCGCCGAACGTCGACCTGCAGGCCGACACGGTGCTGCCGGAGAGCCTCATCACCTCCATCCAGCCGCACTACCAGGTGTCCCACGCCGCCGACCTCCCGACGTTCTTCCGGTACGCGCTCCGGGTCGCCGGTCCGCTGCTCGCGCTCGGCGTCAACTCACCGTTCTTCCCGCCGGAGCTGTACGACGACGCGGCCGACGCCGAGACCATCCTCGACGACGCGTGGATGGAGCACCGCATCAGCGTGTTCGAGACGGTGCTCAACGCCGCCGCCGACACCGCCGGCAAGGTCCGGTTCCCGCGGGACTTCGAGACGGTCGAGGAGGCGGTCGACCGGATCGCGGAGGACGACACGTTCGTCCCGCTCGAGGTCGAACAGACCAACCGCTTCGACGACCGGTTCGCGCACTTCCGGACCAAACACGGGACCTACTGGCGGTGGGTCCGTCCAGTGTTCGGCGGGCCGACGCGCTCGGCCGCCAACGCCCGCATCGAGTTCCGCCCCATCCCAGCCCAGCCGACGGTCCGCGACAGCCTCGCGTTCCAGGCGGCCTTCGCCGGGCTGATGGAGGCGCTGCCGAAGCTCGAACACCCCGTCGCGGACCTCGACTGGGAGCTCGCCCACGACAACTTCTACCGGGCGATGCGCGACGGGCTCGACGCCGACTTCACCTGGATCACCAACGACGGCAAGCAGGTGACCGACACGGTGAGCATCTACGAGGACATCCTCGACCACGCCGAGCAGGGGCTGAAGAACCGCGGTCTGAGCGACGACGACACGGCGACGTTCCTCTACCCCCTCCGCGTTCGCGTCCGTCAGCAGACGACGCCTGCGGGCTGGAAGCACGACCGGGTCCGCGAGCTGGTCGACGGCGGCGACCCCCTCGACGAGGCGGTGTACACCGCCCAGCGGGAGTACATCGAGGCC
This region includes:
- a CDS encoding DNA topoisomerase IV subunit A is translated as MSTDTDADARQQLIDLAAEFYDQFEDGQVPTMTLPTRTKSNIEYDEESDVWVYGDRTSTRSANSVRGARKLLKAIYTIEFLSRQLDEDRSSTLRELYYLSESWDAEEAQFNGQDESNKLVEDLEIVSEVKREDFHMRPEESGATLIGPLELIEQTRRGERQIHCQEDVGEGGYQIPNNPDTIEFTDHDIDFVLCVETGGMRDRLVENGFDTDYNCLVVHLKGQPARATRRITKRLHDELDLPVLVFTDGDPWSYRIFGSVAYGSIKSAHLSKYLATPEARYVGIRPEDIVEYDLPTDPLADSDVNALESELDDPRFQDEFWTEQIELQLDIGKKAEQQALAANGLDFVTDTYLPERLTEMGVL
- a CDS encoding MBL fold metallo-hydrolase, with product MTIRHDGLLVDWLGYATTRLEASDGTVVYLDPGRYGVLSGEWTSPGDSDLPHPAPQNDYPKDGDLVCVTHDHHYDTDAIQRVASQEATVVVYEGVDAANIDRDVTPVDELPYEIVRVTDEDHLSAAGVDCWTVAAYNDPDGPRADADGSVTHPPGFGCGFLLSVGDVTVFWPGDSDALDGFAELDVSLFLANIGGTVVSDRHEAADLAERMDPDLVLPVHYNTIDILTTDSGAFAADVAGRGVPVVLDEKSGRRNQFRS
- the ligA gene encoding ATP-dependent DNA ligase LigA, with protein sequence MKFASFAERLAAIESEPADLETVALASDLFAAAGDDLAVVARFVQGRVFPAWDERKLDVGPSICYTAIARAAGPNVDADDVEARVAEVGEIGAVAEAYEFGGQTGLGAFGGAEGGEERTVGSVYEDLVALAATAGSGSEGAKVDRLFGLFNESEPTEGRYLARLVLAEMRIGVGEGTVRDAIADAFDVPVDAVERALQVSNDYGLVAETARDEGEAGVTAMDLAVGRPVQPMLAQAGTASDALADWDAAAVETKFDGARVQVHWDGDAVAVYSRNMEDVTDALPEVVEFVGARCDAPAILDGEVVAVDDDGEPLPFQQVLRRFRRKHDVAQAREAVTVELRAFDCLHAGGEDLLDTPLVERHERLRETIDAGVEELLVTDDADAVAAHEADALAAGHEGIMLKDPDSTYSPGKRGKNWLKRKPDVETLDCVVVGGEWGEGRRANLFGTFHIAVRDGDDHLPVGKVATGVTDEELAELTERLERHVTTESGRDVTFEPAVVFEVGYEEIQASPTYESGYALRFPRFVGVREDKAPSDADSLERLERLAESQ
- a CDS encoding DNA topoisomerase VI subunit B, with protein sequence MTSFQQTLGEEGGIAEELAESQRAISIAEFFEKNKQMLGFDSEARALVTAVKEAVDNALDATEEARIRPNISVEITESGDYYRLAVEDNGPGITKEQIPKIFGKLLYGSRFHAREQSRGQQGIGISAAVLYSQLTSGKPAKITSRTKGADTVMEFEIVIDTDDNEPEIREERELTPGESDLGDTHGTRIELEMAANMRARQQLQDYIKHTAVVNPHATISFSEPTEEFVAKADYDADLPEETEEIRPHPHGVELGNVLKMLKATDSHSVSGFLQTEFTRVGRKTADNIVDAFRDRHYGREMAWSLPADDAVVAAVTEAVNNKPAEAVAAFADRVVAALDDRATEGRVAHHQVAAAVEAAAEAVEAEARFGSTVRENVVEGVWTAITGYGLTPEETAEDDEGDDIARIRDDVRAHADAATSVQKDDAVVVAFADRLAAKFVPDDADGRRNRLHRDTVRDFVDRAADMTEEREDATFGDTARENVVDELWDTMMTVPDDPPKVRALADDRAGVGDLVAAMRQTDIIAPPTSCLSPISAELVEAGLRKEFDAEFYSAATRDAEVTAGDPFVVEAGIAYGGDIEADGQAQLLRYANRVPLVYKRGGCAITQVIQDIGWRNYNLDQPGGRGVPNGPVVIMVHVASTNVPFTSESKDAVASVPEIEDEIELAVREAARELKSYLKKQRSMRKRQQKQNVLADILPRMATKVAEVTGRPEPNYDDALARIMNNVLVERETEENGDSQTVKVRVENNASTKESPELTDIVTAEPSDLTDGATVVEMDGEWFVKWQPEVSSGDEAVLEYTVGSDATFDLSVSGVEGPKLTVTN